In Scylla paramamosain isolate STU-SP2022 chromosome 31, ASM3559412v1, whole genome shotgun sequence, one DNA window encodes the following:
- the LOC135116313 gene encoding uncharacterized protein LOC135116313: MIKPLGEFGVEWIYALLEKISSTDKMPEDWKESRMVKLYKQKGDILRCENYRVLDTITMDVRDNEDLWELLFADDLVIIADTKEELQERYLFWKGNLERKGMKVSTQKTEVMISNREGYEEINVTSEDGIRLKQNKRVQIPRIKTWSLRKKEEGILERTEMRMLRWMAGISLIERRQNEDIKKNVWNM; this comes from the exons ATGATTAAACCACTGGGAGAGTTTGGAGTGGAGTGGATATACGCATTGTTAGAAAAGATTTCGAGCACGGATAAAATGCCTGAAGactggaaggaaagtagaatggTTAAGTTGTATAAGCAGAAAGGAGATATATTGAGATGTGAAAACTACAGAG tGTTGGACACAATAACGATGGATGTGAGAGACAATGAGGACTTGTGGGAGTTGCTGTTCGCCGACGACCTAGTCATCATTGCGGATACGAAGGAAGAGTTACAGGAGAGATATTTGTTTTGGAAAGGCAacctggagagaaagggaatgaaagttaGCACACAGAAGACAGAGGTAATGATAAGCAACAGAGAaggttatgaggaaataaatgtaacaTCAGAGGATGGCATAAGATTGAAGCAAAACAAGAGAGTTCAAATACCTAGGATCA AGACATGgtctttaaggaagaaagaggaaggcattCTGGAGAGAACGGAGATGAGGATGTTGAGATGGATGGCTGGCATTTCACTGatagaaaggagacaaaatgaagatattaaaaagaatgtgtggaatatgtaa